A genomic region of Halogeometricum rufum contains the following coding sequences:
- a CDS encoding DCC1-like thiol-disulfide oxidoreductase family protein has translation MFVNYFDDDGRSSPLNLAAGRLLLGCWLVWKTVWYDWAGVLDVPFRAMANPRYEWAIPTGMPWLLTVEKWLLVGLVLLVVVGYRLRVTGVASSFLLAHLATVRSTLVNTGEVDSLFIGSVLLLFFALYPDDDALSVDGLRAVRTRSLDSLVDLLQSEDDRRYRMPALKYALLTLALLFFSTGVSKVVDGGGLGFVAPDNLARLVLVRSYVYPWHDVQLAVVEYPLLGVLGGVGTLVLELGFLAAVLAGLSVTPFVLGLVAFTLSNVVLLGIFFVDNLFFLALFAAFDRAYARLAVDRDLDLVFDEHCLFCARSLYPVKLLDVTDSVTFYTQYDAPDEYASRPGVDFERAMFVFDGVDTYEGYDAFRELLGQNRLFHPLAWVMSRGPVQSVGRRVYRYVADNRSRHFACRPAHLD, from the coding sequence ATGTTCGTCAACTACTTCGACGACGACGGCCGCTCCTCGCCGCTCAACCTCGCCGCGGGTCGGTTGCTGCTGGGCTGCTGGCTCGTCTGGAAGACGGTCTGGTACGACTGGGCCGGCGTGCTGGACGTGCCGTTCCGCGCGATGGCGAACCCGCGGTACGAGTGGGCGATTCCGACCGGGATGCCCTGGCTGCTCACCGTCGAGAAGTGGCTCCTCGTCGGACTGGTGCTGCTCGTGGTCGTCGGCTACCGGCTTCGCGTCACCGGCGTGGCGAGTTCGTTCCTGCTCGCCCACCTCGCCACCGTCCGCTCGACGCTCGTCAACACCGGCGAGGTCGACAGCCTGTTCATCGGCTCGGTGCTCCTGCTGTTCTTCGCCCTGTACCCCGACGACGACGCGCTCTCGGTGGACGGGCTTCGAGCGGTTCGGACCCGCTCGCTCGACTCGCTCGTCGACCTCCTGCAGTCCGAGGACGACCGCCGGTACCGGATGCCGGCGCTGAAGTACGCGCTGCTGACGCTCGCGCTGCTGTTCTTCAGCACCGGCGTGAGCAAGGTCGTCGACGGCGGCGGACTCGGCTTCGTCGCCCCCGACAACCTGGCACGACTCGTCCTCGTCCGGTCTTACGTCTACCCCTGGCACGACGTCCAGTTGGCCGTCGTCGAGTACCCCCTTCTGGGCGTCTTGGGTGGGGTGGGGACGCTCGTCCTCGAACTCGGGTTCCTCGCCGCGGTCCTCGCCGGCCTCTCCGTCACGCCGTTCGTCCTCGGTCTCGTCGCCTTCACCCTGTCGAACGTGGTGTTGCTGGGAATCTTCTTCGTCGACAACCTGTTCTTCCTGGCGCTGTTCGCCGCCTTCGACCGCGCCTACGCCCGACTCGCGGTCGACCGGGACCTCGACCTCGTCTTCGACGAGCACTGCCTGTTCTGCGCGCGGTCGCTGTACCCCGTCAAACTGCTGGACGTGACGGACTCGGTCACCTTCTACACGCAGTACGACGCGCCCGACGAGTACGCGTCCCGACCGGGCGTCGACTTCGAGCGCGCGATGTTCGTGTTCGACGGGGTCGACACCTACGAGGGCTACGACGCCTTCCGGGAACTGCTCGGACAGAACCGCCTGTTCCACCCGCTGGCGTGGGTGATGTCTCGCGGACCCGTCCAGTCGGTCGGCCGCCGCGTGTACCGGTACGTCGCGGACAATCGCAGCCGTCACTTCGCCTGCCGCCCGGCGCATCTGGACTGA
- a CDS encoding YlbF family regulator has translation MSIQTDRLDELGQELGEAIAATPEYEAFEEAKAAVENDEEIQAEIRKFQRLREEFMMSRQTGEATQEALQKVQSAQQDLHSKPVMAEYLEAQADLQERLEAVNEAISEPLAVDFGGEAGGCCQD, from the coding sequence ATGAGCATCCAGACGGACCGACTCGACGAACTCGGGCAGGAACTCGGCGAGGCCATCGCGGCGACGCCCGAGTACGAGGCGTTCGAGGAGGCGAAGGCGGCCGTCGAGAACGACGAGGAGATACAGGCGGAGATTCGGAAGTTCCAGCGTCTCCGCGAGGAGTTCATGATGTCGCGCCAGACGGGGGAGGCGACGCAGGAAGCCCTCCAGAAGGTCCAGTCCGCACAGCAGGACCTGCACTCGAAGCCGGTGATGGCGGAGTATCTCGAGGCGCAGGCGGACCTGCAGGAACGACTCGAAGCCGTCAACGAGGCCATCTCCGAACCGCTCGCCGTCGACTTCGGCGGCGAGGCCGGCGGTTGCTGTCAGGACTGA